Proteins found in one Novipirellula artificiosorum genomic segment:
- the ltrA gene encoding group II intron reverse transcriptase/maturase, translating into MNERLDRITTRAKGDAAATFNNVFTLLNNELLFYAFRRLKRDKAPGVDGVTVDDYEVKLQENLQSLEDRLHRGSYRPQPSLRREIPKSGGKTRPLGIACVEEKIVQRAIVMILERIYEVDFCDTSYGYRPGRSCHQALADLGQIIVRERVNFVYDADIAGFFDNVCHEKLVELLGHRLKDQRLLRLITKFLKSGVTIQGTRHDTTKGIAQGSVLSPLLANVYLHYVLDEWFEQQVKPRLTGQASIIRFADDFVCTFERESDAKRFAEVLSRRLGRYSLQLAEAKTKLIRFGRFARRDCQRLGEGAPGTFDFLGFMHYCGTSRSGKFKLKRRTSAKKFGAKVGELKDWFRTQLTTPISIVWPTLVRKLQGHFQYFNVNDNWEMLMKYQEAARRLGLRWMRRRSQKGRDLSWEAYERYLKQHPLPNPGQITDLIAMTRSK; encoded by the coding sequence GTGAACGAGCGACTCGATCGCATCACCACGAGAGCGAAAGGCGATGCAGCAGCCACGTTCAACAACGTCTTCACGTTGCTCAACAACGAGCTACTGTTCTACGCCTTTCGACGACTCAAACGAGACAAGGCACCGGGAGTCGATGGAGTCACGGTGGACGACTACGAAGTCAAACTGCAAGAAAACTTGCAGAGCCTCGAAGATCGTCTGCACCGCGGCAGCTATCGACCTCAGCCAAGTCTACGACGAGAGATTCCCAAAAGCGGAGGTAAAACTCGCCCATTGGGAATCGCCTGCGTGGAAGAAAAGATCGTACAGCGTGCGATCGTGATGATCTTGGAACGTATCTATGAAGTGGACTTTTGCGACACTTCGTATGGTTATCGACCAGGACGCAGCTGCCACCAGGCGCTGGCCGATTTAGGCCAGATCATTGTCCGCGAGCGAGTGAACTTTGTCTATGACGCCGACATCGCTGGCTTCTTTGATAACGTTTGTCATGAGAAACTCGTTGAGCTTCTCGGGCATCGACTTAAAGACCAACGCCTGCTGCGACTGATCACGAAGTTCCTCAAGTCTGGCGTGACGATTCAAGGCACGCGGCACGATACGACCAAAGGTATTGCGCAAGGTTCGGTTCTTTCTCCACTCCTAGCGAATGTGTATTTGCACTACGTGCTGGATGAGTGGTTCGAACAACAGGTGAAGCCACGGCTTACAGGCCAGGCTTCGATCATTCGCTTTGCGGATGATTTTGTCTGCACGTTCGAGCGAGAATCGGATGCAAAGCGTTTCGCGGAAGTGTTGTCCAGGCGTCTTGGTCGTTATTCGTTACAGTTAGCCGAGGCAAAGACGAAGCTGATCCGCTTTGGTCGCTTTGCCCGCCGCGATTGCCAGCGGCTGGGTGAAGGGGCCCCGGGCACTTTCGACTTCCTTGGTTTCATGCATTACTGCGGCACCAGTCGCAGCGGCAAGTTCAAGTTGAAACGGAGAACATCGGCAAAGAAATTTGGTGCGAAGGTAGGTGAGCTGAAAGACTGGTTTCGGACTCAGCTAACGACACCAATCTCCATAGTATGGCCAACGCTGGTGCGTAAGCTTCAAGGTCACTTTCAGTACTTCAATGTCAATGACAATTGGGAGATGCTGATGAAGTACCAAGAGGCTGCCCGTCGGTTAGGTCTACGTTGGATGCGGCGTCGTAGCCAGAAGGGCCGCGACTTGAGTTGGGAGGCTTACGAGCGTTACCTCAAGCAGCATCCCTTGCCGAATCCAGGTCAAATCACGGACTTGATCGCTATGACGAGGTCGAAGTAA
- a CDS encoding ThiF family adenylyltransferase → MACDSVGGIMTVAQDRFVRQSALVLANRLSGLTVTVIGVGAIGRQVALQLASISVRRIQLVDFDTVEKTNVTTQGYLASDTGKTKVAATSHAIGQIDPAIKIDKIVDRYRAKQSTGDVVFCCVDSITARSAIWRSVRGRVELFVDGRMLGEVIRVLAAHNVPSSDHYATTLFAAVDAQQGTRTSHGTIYTASIAAGLMAHQFTRWLRNLPLDQDTTLNLLAGELVVH, encoded by the coding sequence GTGGCATGCGACTCAGTGGGTGGCATCATGACGGTGGCTCAAGATCGTTTTGTTCGCCAATCGGCTCTCGTCCTGGCGAACCGCCTGTCAGGGCTTACAGTCACAGTGATCGGAGTCGGAGCCATCGGACGCCAGGTTGCGTTGCAGCTGGCGTCGATCAGCGTTCGCCGGATTCAACTGGTCGACTTCGACACGGTTGAAAAGACCAATGTCACGACACAAGGCTACCTTGCGTCCGACACCGGCAAGACGAAAGTGGCGGCAACGTCACATGCGATCGGGCAGATTGATCCGGCGATCAAGATCGACAAGATTGTCGACCGCTACCGAGCGAAGCAGAGCACCGGTGACGTGGTGTTCTGTTGCGTCGACTCGATCACCGCACGCTCCGCCATTTGGCGGTCTGTGCGGGGGCGAGTCGAACTGTTTGTTGACGGACGCATGTTAGGCGAAGTCATTCGCGTACTAGCCGCTCACAACGTCCCCTCGTCGGATCACTACGCAACCACGCTGTTCGCCGCTGTAGACGCTCAGCAAGGCACCCGCACGTCACACGGCACGATCTACACCGCCTCGATCGCCGCAGGGCTGATGGCCCACCAGTTCACACGCTGGTTACGGAATCTGCCACTCGATCAAGACACCACGCTGAATCTGCTCGCCGGTGAGCTCGTCGTTCACTGA
- a CDS encoding carboxypeptidase regulatory-like domain-containing protein produces MGVATVLAFLVSGCGGASGTHEGIVLFDDGTPVRSGSVEFRSLADGSRYASRIATDGSFALTDQDGEMGCPPGEFEVVVVQIVLTEDLAAEAHEHGRTVPRRYADYYTSGLRITIPEQSDSPVRVTLETSDL; encoded by the coding sequence TTGGGAGTCGCCACTGTGCTCGCCTTTCTGGTTAGCGGTTGCGGCGGAGCCAGCGGCACGCACGAAGGAATCGTTCTCTTCGACGACGGCACTCCGGTGCGATCGGGTAGTGTTGAATTCCGATCGCTTGCCGATGGTTCTCGCTACGCCAGCCGCATCGCCACCGATGGCAGCTTCGCGCTTACCGACCAAGACGGCGAAATGGGCTGTCCACCAGGAGAGTTCGAGGTCGTTGTGGTGCAGATTGTCCTGACCGAGGACCTAGCCGCCGAAGCACACGAGCACGGTCGAACTGTCCCACGCCGCTACGCCGACTACTATACTAGCGGCCTGCGGATCACGATTCCGGAACAGTCCGATTCTCCCGTTCGGGTCACGTTGGAAACGAGCGATCTTTAA
- a CDS encoding DUF1559 domain-containing protein, with protein sequence MLVLKRRYSRGFTLIELLVVIGIVGILIALLLPAVQSAREAARSTDCKNRIRQLALATHLHHDAVGYFPPARYESRPDADPADQCGLETPTWLARVMPYIEQVALGDQWDFSKPWHQHPEAVRTVVPDIFLCPSRRSGTRPIGTRNLRTTVTGGGGRLPCGCPIPPRPVDVTLDVEGALSDYAGNHGDLTPGATGQPTDFYFGGNGTGVIISVRPDCKDGKAIAPSDRIRLASVSDGTSSTFLFGEKFVSLDRLQQFPEDSPAYDGDHLPASCRLAGPGLRLANGPSDVLADMFSFGSWHPAGVHFALVDGSVRLFSPDTDTQVLGSLANRCDARVVELEN encoded by the coding sequence ATGTTAGTATTAAAAAGACGTTATTCGCGTGGCTTCACGTTGATCGAGTTGTTGGTGGTCATCGGGATCGTTGGCATTTTGATCGCATTGCTTTTGCCTGCCGTTCAATCGGCACGCGAAGCCGCACGCAGCACCGATTGCAAGAATCGTATTCGGCAGCTTGCACTCGCGACGCACCTGCACCATGACGCGGTTGGATACTTCCCGCCAGCCCGATATGAATCGCGTCCCGACGCCGATCCTGCCGACCAATGTGGATTGGAAACACCGACATGGCTCGCTCGTGTGATGCCGTACATCGAACAGGTTGCGTTGGGCGATCAATGGGATTTTTCAAAGCCTTGGCACCAGCATCCCGAGGCTGTTCGTACGGTCGTACCCGACATTTTCCTTTGCCCGTCGCGGCGCAGCGGCACTCGTCCGATTGGCACTCGTAATTTGCGTACCACCGTCACTGGTGGTGGTGGTCGCCTGCCGTGCGGGTGTCCGATTCCGCCACGTCCGGTCGACGTGACACTCGACGTCGAAGGCGCCCTGAGCGACTACGCCGGCAACCACGGCGACCTGACCCCCGGGGCGACTGGCCAGCCGACGGATTTCTATTTCGGCGGCAACGGAACCGGCGTCATCATCAGCGTGCGCCCTGACTGCAAAGACGGTAAAGCGATTGCACCATCGGATCGGATTCGATTGGCGTCGGTCAGTGATGGAACATCCAGCACATTCCTGTTTGGGGAAAAATTTGTCTCGCTCGATCGTTTGCAGCAATTCCCCGAAGATTCGCCCGCCTACGACGGCGATCACTTACCCGCGTCTTGCCGCTTGGCTGGCCCTGGCCTTCGATTGGCAAATGGCCCCAGCGACGTGCTGGCCGACATGTTTTCGTTTGGGAGCTGGCATCCCGCCGGTGTTCATTTCGCGCTTGTCGATGGAAGTGTTCGACTATTTAGCCCCGACACGGACACCCAAGTCTTGGGATCGCTCGCCAATCGCTGTGATGCGCGTGTGGTGGAACTGGAAAATTGA